In Oreochromis niloticus isolate F11D_XX linkage group LG5, O_niloticus_UMD_NMBU, whole genome shotgun sequence, a single window of DNA contains:
- the LOC102082056 gene encoding uncharacterized protein LOC102082056, translating to MSYIDKEKLMDFDSCYDLSQDKDEALIVLSLNWTKSDELQTKKRLQTSLQKMLQSWFNKRERKLDCSVKRTLSDERVVIIVKPAPAITELQKLSTQTLTGKDGNSVTITSISLTLPSPELDTEVPEDASMNLPLSLTKPQTEQVQPQKQSKAGSAAGEETRSCSVPVSHFWYVNHMYKEEMKRIEKENGVKIEAELKLKFQVDKKHGSPDNALKEFQNLMQNSITESSGSVIPLKFIDPDQWRDALKTIQKNKNKLLVTLTSEGMTVQGPRHSQDVISKSLFADTVQHANTHAFLEEYEKKIQDTSLKTDRTTKDLWPMTTSCNKEVDRIKAGFNVETKESDISQGKVGVKTLHKQVEGHSFMKDCSLKSAFQPYWMTHCDLLMKTNNISQSEGASNEPMLNGQSANRMHNTDRPTDSETRSGDQKDERCPICLDPFKNKKQLKCKHEFCKDCLRQAQEATGPICPVCRVVFGKIIGDQPDGRMSDYTMPSFLPGFSDCGTIVINYEIQSGIQTEKHPNPGWPYSGIHRRAYLPNNKEGNEVLQLLKRAFQQRLIFTVGTSRTTGIEGQVTWNDIHHKTSMFGGPDRFGYPDPKYLSRVKEELKAKGIE from the exons GATAAGGATGAAGCTCTCATTGTTCTCTCACTGAACTGGACAAAGTCTGATGAACTACAAACAAAGAAGAGGCTACAAACTAGTCTACAGAAAATGCTTCAGTCCTGGTTCAACAAACGCGAACGTAAATTGGACTGCTCAGTGAAAAGAACCTTAAGTGATGAGCGTGTTGTGATAATCGTTAAACCAGCTCCag CCATCACTGAGCTTCAGAAACTGAGTACACAAACACTAACTGGGAAGGATGGAAATTCAGTCACCATAACATCCATCAGTCTGACTCTGCCATCTCCAGAGCTCGATACAGAAGTACCAGAGGATGCTTCAATGAACCTCCCTCTTTCCCTGACAAAGCCTCAAACT GAGCAAGTTCAACCACAAAAACAGAGTAAAGCTGGTTCTGCAGCTGGGGAAGAGACACGTTCTTGTTCTGTCCCAGTGAGTCATTTTTGGTATGTGAACCACATGTACAAGGAAGAAATGAAACGTATTGAGAAAGAGAACGGAGTTAAAATTGAAGCAGAGTTAAAGTTGAAATTTCAAGTAGACAAAAAACATGGGAGCCCAGACAATGCTCTAAAAGAGTTTCAAAACCTCATGCAGAACAGTATAACTGAATCCAGTGGCTCAGTTATTCCTCTCAAGTTCATTGATCCAGATCAGTGGAGAGATGCGCTGAAAACCatccagaaaaataaaaataaacttttggtTACTCTGACCTCTGAAGGAATGACTGTACAAGGACCAAGACATAGTCAAGATGTCATCAGTAAGTCGTTATTTGCAGATACAGTGCAGCATGCAAACACTCATGCTTTTCTTGAAGAGTATGAGAAAAAGATCCAAGACACATCACTGAAGACTGACAGGACCACCAAAGACTTGTGGCCGATGACTACCTCTTGCAACAAGGAAGTAGACAGGATCAAAGCTGGGTTTAATGTGGAAACCAAAGAATCAGACATTAGTCAAGGAAAAGTCGGTGTGAAAACTTTACACAAACAAGTTGAAGGACACTCCTTCATGAAGGACTGCAGTCTCAAATCTGCTTTCCAACCATACTGGATGACTCACTGTGACTTACTGATGAAGACAAACAACATTTCTCAATCAGAGGGGGCCTCTAATGAACCTATGTTGAATGGCCAATCAGCAAACAGGATGCACAACACTGACCGACCAACTGACAGTGAAACAAGATCAGGTGACCAAAAGGATGAAAGGTGTCCTATATGTTTGGATCCATTCAAAAATAAGAAACAGCTCAAGTGTAAACATGAATTTTGTAAAGACTGCCTGAGACAAGCACAGGAGGCGACTGGGCCCATCTGTCCTGTATGCAGAGTCGTCTTTGGTAAGATAATCGGAGACCAACCAGATGGAAGAATGTCGGACTATACAATGCCCTCTTTCCTCCCTGGATTCTCAGACTGTGGCACCATAGTTATCAACTATGAGATTCAAAGTGGAATACAGACG GAAAAACATCCCAATCCTGGATGGCCCTACTCAGGTATTCATAGAAGAGCATATCTTCCAAACAACAAAGAGGGCAATGAAGTGCTGCAACTGCTGAAAAGAGCGTTTCAGCAGAGGCTCATTTTTACTGTTGGGACATCCAGAACAACTGGCATAGAGGGCCAGGTGACCTGGAATGACATTCACCACAAAACATCCATGTTTGGAGGACCAGATCG CTTTGGGTATCCTGACCCTAAGTACCTGAGCAGAGTCAAAGAGGAGTTAAAGGCCAAAGGCATTGAGTGA